A window of Rhizobium acidisoli contains these coding sequences:
- a CDS encoding ABC transporter substrate-binding protein: MKTIVSAAALLAASFLAVPALAANLVLYTSQPNEDAQATVDGFMAANPDIKVDWVRDGTPKIMAKLQAEIQAGNPVADLLLIADMVTLERLKEDGKLLAYKSPEAAQYDAALYDADGYYYSTKLITTGIMYNTSAAMKPASWKDLTKPEAKGLVTMPSPLASGAALIHAQTLAAVPGLGWDFYKSLAENGAIAAGGNGAVLKSIASGEKAYGMVVDYLPIREKAKGAPVEFVFPSEGVSAVTEPVGILASTKNADAAKKFVDYVLSEKGQEGFLKLGYIPARNGMKLPEGFPARDTIKVLPIKAADALKNTDQDLKTFSGIYGSN; encoded by the coding sequence ATGAAAACGATCGTTTCCGCCGCTGCACTTCTTGCCGCGAGCTTCCTTGCCGTTCCGGCCCTTGCCGCAAACCTCGTTCTCTACACCAGCCAGCCGAACGAAGACGCGCAGGCGACGGTCGATGGCTTCATGGCCGCCAATCCCGATATCAAGGTCGACTGGGTGCGCGACGGCACGCCGAAGATCATGGCCAAGCTCCAGGCCGAGATCCAGGCCGGCAACCCGGTTGCCGATCTTCTCCTCATCGCCGATATGGTGACGCTGGAGCGTCTCAAGGAAGACGGCAAGCTGCTCGCCTATAAGTCGCCGGAAGCCGCGCAGTACGATGCCGCGCTCTATGATGCCGACGGCTATTACTATTCGACCAAGCTGATCACCACCGGCATCATGTACAACACCTCGGCGGCGATGAAGCCTGCGAGCTGGAAGGATCTGACGAAGCCGGAAGCCAAGGGCCTCGTCACCATGCCGAGCCCGCTCGCTTCGGGTGCTGCCCTCATCCATGCCCAGACGCTTGCCGCCGTTCCCGGCCTCGGCTGGGACTTCTACAAATCGCTCGCAGAAAACGGTGCGATCGCCGCCGGCGGCAACGGCGCCGTGCTGAAGTCGATCGCCTCGGGAGAAAAGGCTTACGGCATGGTCGTCGACTATCTGCCGATCCGCGAGAAGGCCAAGGGCGCTCCGGTCGAGTTCGTCTTCCCGAGCGAAGGCGTTTCGGCCGTCACCGAGCCGGTCGGGATCCTCGCCAGCACCAAAAATGCCGATGCCGCCAAGAAGTTCGTCGACTACGTGCTTTCCGAAAAAGGCCAGGAAGGTTTTCTCAAGCTCGGCTACATCCCGGCCCGCAACGGCATGAAGCTGCCGGAAGGTTTTCCGGCGCGCGACACCATCAAGGTCCTGCCGATCAAGGCCGCAGATGCGCTCAAGAATACCGATCAGGATCTGAAGACCTTCTCGGGTATCTACGGTTCGAACTGA
- a CDS encoding ABC transporter permease yields MHGYVRTGNSQPAWLFPFVVITVLILSVLPLARLAMVGIAAFANGGVLTVLGDASLWSATYYTIVTAILGTIISLVIGCLFAFLLTLTDIRGKGLLSFFFVLPMMIPPQVTALAWVQMSGPSSPLLKALSIAPPLGSPQPLYSVGGIALLYGVQHAPLVYLALRAGLMTLPRDGVEAARLSGASSLRVFRDIILPLSLPGIIAGAAISFVSCTGNFGIPAILGIPASIFTLPTLIFTKFSAFTSRTFGDVAVLSAVIAMISVAGLMIQDRALRGRDYRVIGLSGASAAFELGAWRFAFTPLLWAILFFMLAAPFFALVAGALVPAYGVPLTFKTMSLHAFQEILFRQAVTRTAFINSLSLAAATALCLLTVTVLAAYALTRRRDAASRIVSSLIEIPYSLPGIVMAVSFILVLAAPIPFLHISLYGTIWIILIAYLSSFFAVSLKPVVSAFHQLDPALEEAARLSGAGFFRRLFDIIVPLIAPAAGASVILVFLIACNELTISALLWSAGTQTLGVAIYNLDDSGSSDLASALSVLVVLMVVVMMLLLELLAKRLPKGVVRWRN; encoded by the coding sequence ATGCACGGCTATGTCAGAACCGGAAACAGCCAGCCAGCCTGGCTGTTTCCCTTTGTCGTCATCACCGTCCTGATCCTCAGCGTGCTGCCGCTCGCCCGCCTTGCCATGGTCGGGATCGCGGCCTTCGCCAATGGCGGCGTTCTGACTGTGCTCGGCGACGCGTCGCTCTGGTCGGCGACCTATTACACCATCGTCACGGCAATTCTCGGCACGATCATCTCGCTCGTCATCGGCTGCCTCTTCGCCTTCCTGCTGACGCTGACCGATATTCGTGGCAAAGGGCTGCTCAGTTTCTTCTTCGTGCTGCCGATGATGATCCCGCCGCAGGTGACGGCGCTGGCCTGGGTGCAGATGTCGGGGCCATCAAGCCCGCTGTTGAAGGCGCTCTCCATCGCCCCGCCGCTTGGCTCGCCGCAGCCGCTCTATTCGGTCGGCGGCATCGCGCTGCTTTATGGTGTGCAGCATGCGCCGCTGGTCTATCTGGCGCTCCGGGCCGGGCTGATGACGCTGCCGCGCGACGGGGTCGAGGCGGCGCGGCTTTCCGGCGCCTCCAGCCTGCGGGTGTTCCGCGACATCATCCTGCCGCTGTCGCTGCCCGGCATCATTGCCGGGGCGGCGATCTCCTTCGTCTCCTGCACCGGCAATTTCGGCATTCCCGCCATTCTCGGCATTCCGGCCTCGATCTTCACGCTGCCGACGCTCATCTTCACCAAGTTTTCCGCTTTCACCAGCCGCACCTTCGGCGATGTCGCCGTGCTCTCGGCTGTTATCGCGATGATCTCGGTCGCCGGGCTGATGATCCAGGATCGGGCGCTGCGCGGCCGCGATTATCGTGTCATCGGCCTGTCGGGGGCGAGTGCCGCCTTCGAGCTCGGCGCCTGGCGATTCGCCTTCACGCCGCTTCTCTGGGCGATCCTGTTTTTCATGCTGGCCGCGCCCTTCTTCGCGCTCGTCGCCGGCGCGCTGGTGCCGGCCTATGGCGTGCCGCTCACCTTCAAAACCATGTCGCTGCATGCCTTTCAGGAGATCCTGTTCCGGCAGGCGGTAACGCGCACCGCCTTTATCAATTCGCTGTCGCTCGCCGCCGCTACCGCCCTTTGTCTCCTGACGGTGACAGTGCTTGCGGCCTATGCGCTGACGCGGCGAAGAGATGCGGCTTCCCGCATCGTGTCCAGCCTGATCGAGATACCCTATTCGCTGCCCGGCATCGTCATGGCGGTCTCCTTCATCCTGGTCCTCGCGGCGCCCATCCCGTTCCTGCACATCTCGCTCTACGGCACGATCTGGATCATCCTGATCGCTTACCTCTCCTCCTTCTTTGCGGTCAGCCTGAAACCCGTGGTCAGCGCTTTCCATCAGCTTGACCCGGCGCTGGAGGAAGCGGCGCGGCTTTCCGGCGCCGGCTTCTTCCGCCGGCTTTTCGATATCATCGTGCCGCTGATCGCGCCGGCCGCCGGCGCCTCGGTCATCCTCGTCTTCCTGATCGCCTGCAACGAGCTGACGATCTCAGCGCTTCTCTGGTCGGCCGGCACCCAGACGCTCGGTGTGGCCATCTACAATCTCGACGACAGTGGCAGTTCCGACCTTGCTTCGGCGCTCTCGGTGCTCGTCGTCCTCATGGTCGTCGTCATGATGCTGCTGCTCGAGCTTCTGGCAAAACGCCTGCCGAAAGGGGTGGTCCGATGGCGAAACTGA
- a CDS encoding alpha/beta fold hydrolase: MFKFAAVVALAGALLSGTAVAETAKPTVVLVHGAFADSSSWNGVVEILRKDGFPVVAAANPLRSVSNDAAYVSDVVASIAGPVVLVGHSYGGQVISTAANGHDNVKSLVYVAAFAPDAGESVADLAGKFPGGTLGAALAAPVKLSGGGVDLYIDQAKFHDQFASDVPAEQAALMAAAQRPVTDGALNEKSGEPAWKKLPSWFVYGTGDKNIPAAALAFMAERAGSKRTVVVEGASHVVMVSQPQKVADLIEEAAK, from the coding sequence ATGTTCAAGTTTGCTGCTGTCGTCGCCCTGGCGGGCGCGCTTCTTTCCGGTACTGCCGTTGCCGAGACGGCCAAGCCAACCGTCGTCCTCGTCCACGGCGCCTTTGCCGATTCTTCCAGCTGGAACGGCGTCGTCGAAATCCTGCGAAAGGACGGCTTCCCGGTCGTGGCTGCTGCCAACCCGCTGCGCAGCGTTTCCAATGACGCCGCCTATGTTTCCGATGTGGTCGCCAGCATCGCCGGCCCGGTCGTCCTCGTCGGCCATTCCTATGGCGGGCAGGTGATCTCGACTGCCGCAAACGGCCACGACAACGTCAAGTCGTTGGTCTATGTCGCGGCCTTCGCACCTGATGCAGGGGAATCGGTTGCCGATCTCGCCGGCAAGTTTCCCGGCGGCACGCTGGGTGCTGCGCTTGCGGCGCCGGTGAAACTGAGCGGAGGCGGCGTCGATCTTTATATCGACCAGGCGAAGTTCCATGACCAGTTCGCCAGCGACGTGCCGGCTGAACAGGCTGCCCTGATGGCGGCGGCGCAACGGCCGGTCACCGACGGGGCTCTCAACGAAAAGTCGGGCGAGCCCGCCTGGAAGAAGCTGCCGTCGTGGTTCGTCTACGGCACCGGCGACAAGAACATTCCGGCCGCAGCCCTTGCCTTCATGGCCGAACGGGCAGGGTCCAAGCGAACCGTCGTGGTCGAGGGCGCTTCCCACGTCGTGATGGTTTCGCAGCCGCAGAAGGTGGCAGACCTCATCGAAGAGGCGGCAAAGTAA
- a CDS encoding ABC transporter ATP-binding protein — MAKLILNRLAKDFGTGRAAVSDFSLDVREGGFLALLGPSGCGKTTILRMIAGFETPSDGSIHLGERLIADAAQALPPEKRNMAMVFQSYALWPHMSVADNVGYPMKVRGISGEAYRTKVGEALSTVRLADYAGRRPADLSGGQRQRVALARCLVTSPDVVLLDEPLANLDRHLKQEMEETFREFHQRSGATMIYVTHDQSEAMALATDVAVMSEGRLLQVAQPAEIYARPEGRVVGGLIGRGAILTLPVMGGERHLEWDELQDALQAANTDGADILVRPEDVIIGGEGAPATVEAVLFEGERYAVKLTLGNGQTLRGFSRVAVVPGEAVRVVIRAGWRL; from the coding sequence ATGGCGAAACTGATCCTCAACCGGCTGGCCAAGGATTTCGGCACCGGGCGGGCGGCCGTCAGCGATTTCTCGCTCGATGTGCGCGAGGGCGGCTTCCTGGCGCTGCTCGGGCCTTCCGGCTGCGGCAAGACGACGATTCTCAGGATGATCGCCGGTTTCGAGACGCCCTCCGACGGCTCGATCCATCTCGGCGAGCGGCTCATTGCCGATGCCGCCCAGGCGCTACCGCCTGAGAAGCGCAACATGGCGATGGTGTTCCAATCCTATGCGCTCTGGCCGCATATGAGTGTTGCCGATAATGTCGGATACCCCATGAAGGTGCGCGGCATTTCCGGCGAGGCTTACCGGACGAAGGTCGGCGAGGCGCTCTCCACCGTGCGGCTTGCCGATTACGCCGGGCGGCGTCCCGCAGACCTTTCAGGCGGCCAGCGCCAGCGCGTGGCGCTCGCCCGCTGCCTGGTCACCTCGCCCGACGTCGTGCTGCTCGACGAGCCGCTCGCCAATCTCGACCGGCACCTGAAACAGGAGATGGAAGAAACTTTCCGCGAGTTCCACCAGCGCTCGGGCGCGACGATGATCTACGTCACCCACGACCAGAGCGAGGCGATGGCGCTTGCGACCGACGTCGCCGTCATGTCGGAGGGGCGGCTGCTGCAGGTGGCGCAGCCGGCCGAGATCTATGCCCGGCCGGAAGGGCGCGTCGTCGGCGGGCTGATCGGGCGAGGGGCAATCCTGACGCTGCCGGTCATGGGCGGCGAACGCCATCTGGAATGGGACGAGCTGCAGGATGCGCTACAGGCGGCCAACACCGATGGCGCCGATATCCTCGTGCGGCCGGAAGATGTGATCATCGGCGGTGAGGGGGCTCCGGCAACCGTCGAAGCCGTGCTTTTCGAGGGCGAACGTTATGCCGTCAAGCTCACCCTCGGCAACGGCCAGACGTTGCGCGGCTTCAGTCGTGTGGCTGTCGTGCCCGGTGAAGCGGTGCGCGTCGTCATTCGCGCGGGCTGGCGGCTTTGA